In the genome of Elephas maximus indicus isolate mEleMax1 chromosome 6, mEleMax1 primary haplotype, whole genome shotgun sequence, one region contains:
- the NPPC gene encoding C-type natriuretic peptide, whose translation MHLSQLLACALLLTLLSLRPSQAKPGAPPKAPRTPPGEEVTETQASGGGQKKGDKAPGGANLKGDGSRLLRDLRVDTKARAAWSPRLMHEHPNARKYKGGNKKGLSKGCFGLKLDRIGSRSGLGC comes from the exons ATGCACCTCTCCCAGCTGCTGGCCTGCGCCCTGCTGCTCACGCTGCTCTCGCTCCGGCCTTCCCAAGCCAAGCCCGGGGCGCCACCGAAG GCCCCACGCACCCCGCCGGGAGAGGAGGTGACCGAGACCCAGGCTTCAGGTGGCGGTCAGAAAAAGGGCGACAAAGCTCCCGGGGGCGCCAATCTCAAGGGTGACGGATCGCGACTGCTCCGGGACCTGCGCGTGGACACCAAGGCGCGGGCAGCGTGGTCTCCTCGCCTTATGCACGAGCACCCCAACGCGCGCAAATACAAAGGAGGCAACAAGAAGGGCTTGTCCAAGGGCTGCTTCGGCCTCAAACTGGACCGGATCGGCTCCAGGAGCGGCCTGGGATGTTAG